A genomic region of Eucalyptus grandis isolate ANBG69807.140 chromosome 5, ASM1654582v1, whole genome shotgun sequence contains the following coding sequences:
- the LOC104441585 gene encoding LOW QUALITY PROTEIN: chalcone synthase (The sequence of the model RefSeq protein was modified relative to this genomic sequence to represent the inferred CDS: inserted 1 base in 1 codon) yields MGAVEKIRENQRAKGPATILAIGTANPANCVYQAEYPHYYFRMTKSEHMTALKQKFIRICDKSMIHKRYMHLTEELMEKHPEICSYDDPSLNPRQDIIIDTIPKLGEEAALKAIKEWGQPKSKITHIVFCSTSGVDMPGADYQLMRLLGLSPSVKRVMLYHQGCFAGGTVLRVAKDLAENNAGARVLVVCSEITVTTFRGPSAENLANLVGQAIFGDGAAALIIGSDPEIPAERPIFQLVWTAETVLPNSEGAIEGQLRDVGLTFGLSDRVPHLIADHIEKSLKEAFDSLGISDWNSIFWVPHPGGPAILNQIEAKLGLKXERLRAVRHVLREYGNMSSACVSFILDEMRRKSAEEGLATPGEGLEWGVLFGFGPGLTVETVVLHSVPTVTHG; encoded by the exons ATGGGTGCCGTCGAGAAGATCCGTGAGAACCAGCGGGCCAAGGGGCCGGCGACCATCCTCGCTATTGGGACGGCGAATCCGGCTAACTGTGTGTACCAGGCCGAGTACCCACACTACTACTTCCGCATGACGAAGAGCGAGCACATGACGGCCCTCAAGCAAAAGTTCATCCGCATAT GTGACAAGTCAATGATCCACAAGCGTTACATGCACTTGACCGAGGAGCTCATGGAGAAACACCCCGAGATCTGCTCGTACGACGACCCTTCGCTCAACCCACGCCAGGACATAATCATCGACACCATCCCAAAGctcggcgaggaggcggcgttGAAGGCCATCAAGGAATGGGGCCAGCCCAAGTCCAAGATCACCCACATAGTCTTCTGCTCGACCTCCGGCGTCGACATGCCTGGCGCCGACTACCAGCTCATGCGCCTTCTCGGCCTCAGCCCCTCCGTCAAGCGGGTCATGCTCTACCACCAGGGCTGCTTTGCTGGTGGCACCGTCCTCCGTGTTGCGAAGGACCTTGCCGAGAACAATGCCGGCGCTCGCGTCCTCGTCGTCTGCTCTGAGATCACTGTCACCACCTTCCGAGGCCCGTCTGCTGAGAACCTTGCCAACCTTGTCGGCCAGGCCATATTTGGGGACGGAGCGGCTGCGCTCATCATAGGGTCCGATCCAGAGATCCCTGCTGAGCGGCCCATATTCCAACTCGTGTGGACGGCGGAGACCGTTTTGCCAAACTCCGAGGGCGCCATCGAGGGTCAACTGCGCGACGTTGGCCTCACCTTCGGGTTATCCGACAGGGTCCCCCATTTGATCGCAGACCACATCGAGAAGAGCTTGAAAGAGGCGTTCGATTCGCTCGGCATAAGTGACTGGAACTCCATCTTTTGGGTGCCTCATCCGGGTGGCCCGGCCATACTCAATCAAATCGAGGCCAAGCTGGGATTGA AGGAGAGGCTCCGAGCCGTGAGGCACGTCCTCAGAGAGTACGGGAACATGTCGAGCGCGTGCGTCTCGTTCATCCTCGATGAGATGCGAAGGAAGTCGGCGGAGGAAGGGCTTGCTACCCCCGGCGAGGGGTTGGAGTGGGGCGTCCTCTTCGGTTTTGGGCCAGGCCTCACGGTGGAGACGGTGGTTCTTCACAGCGTGCCAACAGTGACCCATGGGTGA
- the LOC104441586 gene encoding LOW QUALITY PROTEIN: cytochrome P450 76T24 (The sequence of the model RefSeq protein was modified relative to this genomic sequence to represent the inferred CDS: inserted 3 bases in 2 codons), with the protein MEETGKPNVSDFFPALRWFDPQGARRRISGYFSRLLAIFDRMIEERTQATASPVASSPSNDVLDSLINLKESGELSRHEIKSLLLDLFIAGVDTSTSSLEWAMAELLHNPEKIAQAREELDRVVSGDGGTLQEPGITRLPYLQAIVKETLRLHPPVPFLIPHKAESDVEIGGFRLPRHAQVLVNVWAMGRDPGVWSNPDSFMPERFLGWIXFKGRDFELIPFGSGRRICPGMPLAYRMVHLILAXLLRSFDWKLEEGVTPEEMDMTEKFGITLQKATPLCAIPMEV; encoded by the exons ATGGAGGAGACTGGAAAGCCCAACGTGTCAGATTTCTTCCCAGCTCTCAGGTGGTTCGACCCCCAGGGCGCACGCCGGAGGATCTCGGGTTACTTCAGCAGATTGCTTGCCATCTTCGACAGGATGATTGAAGAAAGGACTCAAGCGACGGCCTCACCAGTCGCCTCTTCACCGAGCAACGACGTGCTTGATTCTCTGATTAATTTAAAGGAGAGTGGAGAATTGAGTCGCCACGAAATTAAGAGCTTGCTTCTG GACTTGTTCATTGCGGGAGTCGACACAAGCACGAGCTCGCTGGAGTGGGCGATGGCAGAGCTGCTGCACAATCCAGAGAAGATCGCGCAAGCCCGTGAAGAGCTCGACCGAGTCGTCAGTGGCGATGGAGGAACGCTGCAAGAGCCAGGCATCACGAGGCTCCCCTACTTACAAGCAATAGTCAAGGAGACTCTAAGGCTGCACCCGCCGGTTCCCTTCCTGATCCCACACAAGGCCGAGAGCGACGTGGAGATAGGCGGGTTCCGACTGCCCCGGCACGCCCAGGTGCTGGTCAACGTCTGGGCCATGGGGCGTGACCCGGGCGTATGGTCAAACCCAGACAGCTTCATGCCGGAGCGGTTCCTGGGGTGGA GATTCAAGGGCCGCGATTTCGAGCTCATCCCGTTCGGGAGCGGACGGAGGATATGCCCCGGGATGCCCTTGGCCTATAGGATGGTGCACTTGATTTTGGC TCTCTTGCGCTCATTTGATTGGAAGCTTGAGGAGGGCGTGACGCCTGAAGAGATGGACATGACTGAGAAATTTGGGATCACATTGCAAAAGGCAACGCCTCTCTGTGCTATTCCCATGGAGGTGTGA